One window from the genome of Candidatus Paceibacterota bacterium encodes:
- the gatC gene encoding Asp-tRNA(Asn)/Glu-tRNA(Gln) amidotransferase subunit GatC, with protein sequence MNIKDVENLASLARIELSEEEKKNLLSDMESILGYVKQIEELKVEDVELEYKVHNVWREDEIIPREFSKELITNQFPDKQDAFLKVKKIL encoded by the coding sequence ATGAACATTAAAGATGTTGAAAATCTTGCTAGTCTTGCCAGAATTGAGCTTTCTGAAGAAGAAAAAAAGAACTTACTCTCTGACATGGAGAGTATTTTAGGATATGTCAAACAAATTGAAGAGCTAAAAGTTGAGGACGTGGAACTAGAATATAAAGTTCATAACGTTTGGCGAGAAGACGAAATAATTCCAAGAGAGTTTTCAAAAGAACTCATCACAAATCAATTTCCAGATAAACAGGATGCATTTTTAAAAGTAAAAAAGATTTTGTGA